A region from the Nocardioides exalbidus genome encodes:
- a CDS encoding SDR family NAD(P)-dependent oxidoreductase yields MTSPAGPQVVLVTGASSGIGRATALEAARHGDHVTLLARGETDLLGLMDECLGAGAASASVAAADVTDDDRIAEVVADLVAAHDRIDAVFHCAGVVTYGRAEEVPHEDFAAVVSTNLIGSAVVARHVVRAFRRQEHGVLVLVGSLLGHITIPEMTPYVVSKWGVRALAKQLSLENLDLPHIHVAHVAPGSVDTPIYDNALDSAGAVNAPPPPVISPERAAQVVYRQLRSPRAQSQTAMTNYALIWSHDLLPFVWRRLVGPVFHAVSRRHTEVKDRQ; encoded by the coding sequence CCGCCGGCCCTCAGGTCGTCCTGGTCACGGGCGCCTCGAGCGGCATCGGTCGTGCCACAGCACTCGAGGCAGCGCGTCACGGTGACCACGTGACACTCCTCGCCCGCGGTGAGACCGACCTGCTGGGTCTGATGGACGAGTGCCTCGGCGCCGGAGCTGCGTCCGCCTCTGTGGCCGCGGCAGATGTCACCGACGACGATCGCATCGCCGAGGTAGTCGCGGACTTGGTGGCAGCCCATGACCGAATCGACGCCGTGTTCCACTGCGCAGGCGTCGTGACCTACGGTCGCGCCGAAGAGGTCCCGCACGAGGACTTCGCTGCTGTCGTATCCACCAATCTCATCGGGTCTGCAGTCGTGGCCCGACACGTCGTACGCGCCTTCCGCCGACAAGAACACGGGGTCTTGGTGCTGGTCGGTTCACTGCTGGGGCACATCACGATCCCGGAGATGACGCCCTACGTGGTCTCCAAGTGGGGCGTACGTGCGCTGGCGAAGCAGCTCTCGCTGGAGAACCTCGATCTTCCGCACATCCACGTCGCACACGTCGCGCCCGGCAGCGTCGACACCCCGATCTACGACAACGCGCTCGACTCTGCCGGGGCGGTCAATGCTCCGCCGCCACCCGTCATCAGCCCGGAGCGGGCGGCACAGGTCGTGTACCGCCAACTTCGGTCGCCGCGAGCCCAGTCGCAGACGGCGATGACCAACTATGCGCTCATCTGGTCGCACGATCTACTGCCCTTCGTGTGGCGGCGCTTGGTCGGCCCTGTGTTCCATGCCGTGTCTCGTCGTCACACCGAAGTGAAGGACAGGCAGTAG